The Burkholderia pyrrocinia genome includes a window with the following:
- a CDS encoding outer membrane lipoprotein-sorting protein, which translates to MQTHSMARLCAAVILALACSAAKAAPDPQRILAASDAVRNPSEPFTLSVTLTQYTDGKQTDSNALTAYSRINPASGQFRSLIRFAAPARDANKLMLKSGNDLWFFDPASKATIRISPQQRLLGQASNGDVVTVNFAQGYRAQIEAEEEVQDGERQTRRAYRLKLVQSVSDMTYHSIEMWIDATDSRPVKARFFSESGKLLKTAFYRRYQQQLGALRPTEIVIIDGLNPNLVTVMRYADYVAREIPDAWFQSDFMARFQPE; encoded by the coding sequence ATGCAGACGCATTCGATGGCGCGCCTGTGCGCTGCCGTGATCCTGGCACTCGCCTGCAGTGCCGCAAAAGCCGCGCCGGATCCACAGCGCATCCTTGCCGCGAGCGACGCCGTTCGCAACCCGAGCGAACCGTTCACGCTGAGCGTCACGCTGACGCAATACACCGACGGCAAGCAAACGGATTCGAACGCACTTACCGCCTATTCGCGGATCAATCCGGCGAGCGGTCAGTTTCGCAGCCTGATCCGGTTCGCCGCGCCGGCACGCGACGCTAACAAGCTGATGCTCAAGAGCGGCAACGACCTGTGGTTTTTCGATCCCGCGAGCAAAGCGACGATCCGCATTTCGCCGCAGCAACGGTTGCTCGGGCAGGCGTCGAACGGCGATGTGGTCACGGTCAATTTCGCGCAGGGGTATCGCGCGCAGATCGAGGCCGAGGAGGAGGTGCAGGACGGTGAGCGCCAGACGCGCCGTGCATACCGGTTGAAGCTCGTTCAGAGCGTGTCCGACATGACGTATCACTCGATCGAAATGTGGATCGACGCGACGGACTCGCGTCCGGTGAAGGCACGTTTCTTCAGCGAAAGCGGCAAGCTCCTCAAGACGGCATTCTATCGGCGCTATCAGCAACAACTCGGCGCGCTGCGGCCAACCGAGATCGTTATCATCGACGGGCTCAATCCGAATCTCGTGACCGTGATGCGATATGCGGACTATGTCGCGCGCGAGATTCCGGACGCCTGGTTCCAGTCCGATTTCATGGCGCGTTTCCAACCGGAATGA